A genomic window from Myotis daubentonii chromosome 4, mMyoDau2.1, whole genome shotgun sequence includes:
- the PRRC1 gene encoding protein PRRC1 encodes MMEESGIETTPPGTPPPNSAAGLAAAAAASAAATAASAAMCSTPVPLAATSSFSSPNVSSVQSLPPHASSTPQPSLPPVRPSASLPFVPPSPVPSAPPLVTAVPPPVSPPAAAAFSNPPLSPFPTSTSAPSTLPSAPPSGPPTSGFSVGSAYDITRGHAGRAPQTPLMPSFSAPPVTGILPAPITQQASLTPLAPGIETTSAITFPEEQEDPRIVRDQDEASASGLWGFIKGVAGNPMVKSVLDKTKHSVESMITTLDPGMAPYIKSGGELDVVVTSNKEVKVAAVRDAFQEVFGLAVVTGEAVQSNIAPQPVGYAAGLKGAQERIDTLRRTGVIHEKQIAVSVENFIAELLPDKWFDIGCLIVEDPVHGIHLETFTQATPVPLEFVQQAQSLTPQDYNLRWSGLLVTVGEVLEKSLANVSRTDWHLAFTGMSRRQMIYSAAKAIAGMYKQRLPPRTV; translated from the exons atgatggaAGAGAGTGGAATAGAGACAACACCTCCTGGAACTCCTCCACCAAATTCTGCAGCAggactggctgctgctgctgctgcttctgctgctgctaCGGCTGCTTCTGCCGCGATGTGTTCCACCCCCGTTCCTTTAG CTGCAAccagttctttttcttctccaaatGTATCTTCTGTGCAGTCCCTGCCACCACACGCATCCTCTACCCCTCAGCCATCCCTTCCTCCTGTGAGGCCTTCAGCGTCATTGCCTTTTGTGCCTCCTTCACCAGTTCCTTCTGCTCCACCACTTGTTACTGCCGTGCCACCTCCTGTGTCTCCACCAGCTGCTGCAGCCTTTAGTAATCCTCCTTTATCCCCCTTCCCAACTTCAACTTCTGCCCCAAGTACTCTTCCATCTGCGCCCCCTTCGGGTCCTCCCACATCAGGATTTTCTGTCGGATCAGCGTATGACATTAcaaggggacatgcaggaagagCTCCCCAGACACCCCTGATGCCATCATTTTCTGCACCTCCAGTAACGG GTATTTTGCCAGCCCCCATTACTCAGCAAGCCAGTTTGACACCTCTGGCCCCGGGAATTGAAACCACCTCAGCCATTACTTTTCCAGAGGAACAAGAAGATCCTAGAATTGTTAGAGATCAGGATGAAGCATCTGCGAGTGGACTCTGGGGTTTTATCAAG GGTGTAGCTGGGAATCCTATGGTGAAATCTGTGCTtgataaaacaaaacattctGTAGAAAGCATGATTACAACGCTGGACCCTGGCATGGCTCCATATATCA AATCTGGAGGTGAACTGGATGTTGTGGTGACCtcaaataaagaagtaaaagttGCTGCTGTCCGAGATGCCTTCCAGGAGGTCTTTGGCTTAGCTGTGGTTACGGGGGAAGCTGTTCAGTCCAATATTGCCCCACAACCAGTGGGCTATGCAGCTGGGTTAAAA GGTGCCCAGGAACGGATAGATACCTTGCGTCGAACTGGAGTGATCCATGAGAAACAGATTGCTGTGTCAGTAGAAAACTTTATTGCAGAATTGCTTCCTGACAA ATGGTTTGATATTGGCTGTTTGATAGTGGAAGATCCTGTCCATGGCATTCACCTAGAAACATTTACACAAGCTACACCAGTGCCTTTGGAATTCGTACAACAG GCTCAAAGTCTAACTCCCCAGGACTACAACCTGAGGTGGTCAGGCCTTTTGGTGACAGTGGGCGAAGTCCTGGAAAAGAGTTTAGCAAATGTCAGCCGGACTGATTGGCACCTGGCTTTCACTGGCATGTCACGTCGACAGATGATCTACAGTGCAGCCAAAGCAATAGCGGGCATGTATAAACAGCGCCTGCCCCCCAGGACCGTGTGA